A DNA window from Brassica napus cultivar Da-Ae chromosome C1, Da-Ae, whole genome shotgun sequence contains the following coding sequences:
- the LOC125579994 gene encoding uncharacterized protein LOC125579994, whose amino-acid sequence MVFEFKNIHTKIDENYSDLNNKFLQLASHFKALESQVASMPSSPKQPMGSLPGKPEKNPKESCNVVFSTTSSEIELSDHEKEEDEIERMVFGTEFGEDERFVVATAEAQIVKDAARKIEATNLQRAEHKAKKQVEKRADNKLKEVKLEEAIEVELSPYDKLPFPPKEFSSKLGRRLQEISGMREAYVQMMLINDILDHQTEMAELLDISILKIGPPIPPKSFPKLESQGMFTLPCYLGKLTFDDALGLRAWSQKHLPYSLEIPLLQLLGLIKDFPLKIGACTIPIDLTVLKMATEKRVPLILGTSFLTTVGACIDFANKKVTLLNVNKAVSYPLQSPKMNAECCGTITCGASSIEKTKAEGKEVSRVTKAAHDKKKIVKEPHPPPLDKTPHNLTLHPIELKDGAIEYKIKCKGRSKPFSSARTIITPQLQNDPIKLQELLSHVLTITLEGGKDPPSH is encoded by the exons ATGGTTTTTGAGTTCAAGAACATCCACACAAAGATTGATGAGAACTACTCTGacctcaacaacaaattcttaCAACTTGCCTCTCACTTCAAGGCTTTGGAGAGTCAAGTTGCTTCTATGCCTTCATCCCCCAAGCAGCCAATGGGGTCTCTACCAGGGAAACCAGAAAAGAACCCCAAGGAGTCTTGCAATGTTGTCTTCTCCACTACTTCTTCAGAGATTGAGCTGAGTGATCATGAGAAAGAGGAAGATGAGATTGAAAGAATGGTATTTGGAACTGAGTTTGGGGAAGATGAGAGATTTGTTGTGGCCACAGCTGAAGCACAGATTGTGAAGGACGCTGCCAGGAAGATTGAAGCAACGAATCTGCAAAGAGCTGAGCACAAGGCTAAGAAACAAGTTGAGAAGAGAGCTGACAACAAGCTGAAAGAGGTTAAGCTAGAGGAAGCCATTGAAGTTGAGCTATCACCCTATGATAAGCTCCCTTTCCCCCCCAAAGAGTTCTCATCAAAGCTCGGAAGAAG GCTTCAAGAAATCTCGGGTATGCGTGAAGCTTATGTCCAGATGATGCTCATCAACGACATTCTAGACCACCAAACTGAAATGGCCGAGCTTTTGGACATCTCCATTTTGAAGATTGGTCCACCAATCCCTCCAAAGTCCTTCCCTAAGCTTGAGTCTCAAGGGATGTTCACCTTGCCTTGCTACCTTGGTAAGCTCActtttgatgatgctctt GGATTGAGAGCATGGAGCCAAAAACATCTTCCCTACAGTTTGGAGATTCCACTTCTACAACTCCTTGGTCTCATCAAGGACttccctttgaagattggaGCGTGCACCATTCCTATAGACCTCACTGTTCtgaagatggcaactgagaagagagtCCCATTGATCCTTGGCACTTCATTCCTCACAACAGTGGGAGCTTGCATAGACTTTGCCAACAAAAAGGTCACACTCCTAAATGTGAACAAAGCTGTCTCCTATCCACTACAATCCCCAAAGATGAATGCTGAGTGTTGTGGAACAATCACTTGTGGAGCATCCTCCATTGAGAAGACCAAGGCTGAAGGG AAGGAGGTGAGTAGAGTCACAAAGGCTGCtcatgacaagaagaagattgtgAAAGAACCTCATCCTCCACCTCTTGATAAGACTCCTCACAATCTCACTCTCCACCCAATTGAGCTTAAGGATGGGGCCATTGAGTACAAAATCAAGTGCAAGGGAAGGTCTAAGCCATTCTCAAGTGCAAGGACCATCATCACTCCTCAGCTCCAGaatgatccaatcaagcttcaagagcttctctcCCACGTCCTCACCATCACTCTTGAAGGTGGGAAAGACCCTCCTTCTCACtag
- the LOC125580225 gene encoding high mobility group nucleosome-binding domain-containing protein 5-like, translating into MAKTRGQVGSRRSRRNQGLEVVDQEDKAPQLKVKKRTAKKTASPKKNLVLTPTRRSSRIKKVAAEDDYIEDVTPSDDDEVEDVTPPKDDEVQDVTPAQDDEVEDVTPEDKDDQAEKSMSEEDKDDEEDVNGKEDEEDGDVNGKENEEDGDLNGKENEEEPANMEDDGVLNEKGNEEEACEEEARDMEEDGTAQDDEIPSTEGVELAGEEVQKKNKRGPTKLRRVAENPNDKIMVTFNDIGEHVGPGSVTLSSFLGPLVREHVPVTLADWRKLDAATKATMWEEIQGRFNLQEEWQKAVIFKQLGNVWRAGKSRLVSQVRVAKTAAERIALKPSNIPSLQLWNTWVKSKTTKSFTETSNKYRAMRRNQIPHTTSRKGMLRLADDMVKE; encoded by the exons ATGGCAAAGACAAGAGGACAAGTTGGTTCTCGTCGGAGTAGACGTAATCAAGGCTTGGAGGTAGTAGATCAAGAGGACAAGGCACCGCAACTAAAAGTGAAGAAAAGAACAGCAAAGAAAACGGCTTCCCCTAAAAAGAATTTAGTTTTAACGCCAACGAGAAGAAGTAGTAGAATCAAGAAAGTGGCTGCTGAAGATGATTACATAGAAGATGTAACACCATCTGACGATGATGAGGTAGAAGATGTTACACCTCCTAAGGATGATGAAGTACAAGATGTAACACCTGCTCAGGATGATGAAGTAGAAGATGTAACACCCGAAGATAAGGATGATCAGGCTGAGAAGTCAATGtctgaagaagataaagacgatgaagaggatgtcaatgggaaagaggatgaagaagatggcgatgtcaatgggaaagagaatgaagaagatggagatctcaatgggaaagagaatgaagaagaaccGGCCAATATGGAAGATGATGGAGTTCTTAATGAGAAAGGGAACGAAGAGGaagcttgcgaagaagaagcTCGCGATATGGAAGAAGATGGCACTGCGCAAGATGATGAGATTCCTAGTACTGAAGGAGTTGAGCTAGCAGGGGaggaagttcaaaaaaaaaataaaagaggacCTACAAAGTTGCGTAGAGTGGCTGAAAATCCCAATGATAAGATTATGGTCACATTCAATGACATTGGTGAGCATGTTGGACCTGGTTCAGTAACCCTATCGTCGTTTCTTGGTCCTCTTGTGAGGGAACATGTTCCGGTTACACTTGCCGATTGGAGAAAACTTGATGCAGCGACTAAAGCAACAATGTGGGAAGAAATTcag GGGAGGTTTAACTTGCAAGAAGAGTGGCAGAAAGCTGTTATTTTCAAGCAGCTGGGAAATGTGTGGAGGGCTGGGAAGTCGAGGCTGGTGTCACAAGTACGTGTGGCGAAGACTGCAGCTGAGAGAATAGCTTTAAAACCGAGCAACATCCCATCCCTTCAACTGTGGAACACTTGGGTTAAGAGTAAGACTACCAAATCTTTCACA GAAACGAGTAACAAGTACAGAGCGATGAGAAGAAATCAGATTCCTCACACCACCAGCCGCAAAGGAATGCTTCGTTTAGCTGATGATATGGTAAAAGAGTAG
- the LOC125580224 gene encoding uncharacterized protein LOC125580224 produces MDSTSAADNIREDAVSKVLGKDKPGRVRGFGRGITANKLAYLQFRDAKIAEMKSEIEELKGMVRELAEKKKSNVDAETSESSGGFKEGVRVQILDWIESEDVVVGEGEFCSAEPKYKIGRIPIGPNAVAIVVKYALSASASLWRPTTDVLTLDEAVGYKISWPMDKVILDKDPNCSEDLSMQSKEGEYRRCKIYDWTNDEDEVIAEGLVCSSKSKDMVNNIPLGPNAVSVEVVKVFNDQAYLWRPTADMFLIGDALSEKIAWPVLKVEVMPTPATEVTPTKCAGKKIASPSKPAKKKAVSPGSTSSTRSPKQKCTLLDCNNSGRKVAEGRVASTDPNELCHFVPLGPNASKVWIDVAKIGDAKVWRPNSEIEYISDAMGSVVAWPNDKIKFV; encoded by the exons ATGGACTCCACATCAGCTGCTGATAACATAAGGGAAGATGCTGTGAGCAAGGTTTTGGGAAAAGACAAACCTGGACGAGTAAGGGGCTTTGGTAGAGGGATTACAGCTAATAAGCTAGCATATCTGCAATTTAGAGACGCTAAGATTGCAGAAATGAAAAGTGAGATTGAAGAGTTAAAGGGGATGGTGCGAGAATTAGCTGAGAAGAAG AAAAGTAATGTTGATGCTGAAACATCTGAGAGTAGTGGTGGATTCAAAGAAGGAGTCAGAGTACAAATACTGGATTGGATTGAATCAGAGGATGTTGTTGTTGGTGAAGGAGAATTCTGCTCTGCTGAACCGAAGTACAAAATTGGTCGTATACCAATTGGTCCTAATGCAGTGGCTATCGTAGTTAAGTATGCACTAAGCGCATCAGCTTCACTCTGGAGGCCTACTACGGATGTGTTAACTCTTGATGAAGCTGTGGGATACAAGATATCTTGGCCAATGGATAAAGTGATTTTGGATAAGGATCCAAACTGTTCTGAAGATTTATCTAtg CAAAGCAAGGAAGGTGAATATCGAAGATGCAAGATATATGATTGGACCAATGATGAGGACGAGGTCATTGCTGAAGGTCTCGTGTGCTCTTCAAAATCCAAAGACATGGTTAACAACATACCTCTGGGTCCCAATGCTGTTAGTGTCGAAGTAGTGAAGGTGTTCAATGATCAAGCATATTTGTGGAGGCCAACCGCTGATATGTTCTTGATTGGTGATGCACTTAGCGAGAAAATAGCATGGCCAGTCCTAAAGGTTGAAGTCATGCCTACACCCGCTACAGAAGTAACACCAACTAAATGTGCAGGGAAGAAAATAGCATCACCTTCGAAGCCAGCCAAGAAAAAAGCAGTG AGTCCAGGCAGCACTAGTTCGACCAGAAGTCCGAAGCAGAAGTGCACTCTCTTGGATTGCAACAACTCTGGACGTAAGGTAGCTGAAGGAAGGGTAGCTTCAACGGATCCGAATGAGTTGTGCCACTTTGTACCCCTAGGTCCAAATGCAAGCAAGGTGTGGATTGATGTGGCTAAGATCGGTGATGCAAAAGTCTGGAGGCCAAATTCAGAGATTGAATACATATCTGATGCAATGGGTTCGGTTGTGGCATGGCCAAATGACAAAATCAAGTTTGTCTAA
- the LOC125579995 gene encoding uncharacterized protein LOC125579995 has protein sequence MDKSWIWLPRNSHEYSEGATNFVNSSAKRLGSLSEMLCPCRDCRNLSHQSLDKIVEHLVIRGMDKKYKSSRWSIHGEKRDSAEDSVLQYETEAFDLFKTTFSMDEGGPNPTTDNEDDEAPEEIEFKKKLRDAQTPLYSDCLKHTKVSAIMGLYRFKVKSGVSENYFDQLLVLLEDLLPEDNVLPKSLAAIKKFLKIFGFGYDSIHACKNDCILYRKEYENLESCPRCKVSRWEMDKHSNELKVGIPAKVLRYFPIKDRFRRMFRSQRMAEDLRWHYTNATEDGTMRHPVDSISWAQVNAKWPDFAADPRNLRLGISTDGMNPFSMQSTNHSTWPVLLVNYNTPPTMCMKAENIMLTLLIPGPTAPGNNIDVYLAPLIDDLKDLWAEGIEVYDSFAKENFNLRALLLWSISDYPALGTLSGCKVKGKQACNVCGKDTPARWLKFSRKFVYMSNRRRLPPGHRYRYKKAWFDNTVEEGNANRIQTGAEIYETLQAFTNDFGRPLEKKKKRKRLELEDDERLQEEECEESNELWRWKKRSIFFDLPYWKELPVRHNIDVMHVEKNVSDAILSLLMQSAKSKDGLKARKDLEDIGIRKHLHTEVRGKKTYLPPAAYWLSKREKTIFCQRLAKFRGPDGYCGNIANSVSVNPPNIGSLKSHDHHVLVQNLLPAALRGLLHRGPRIAINRLCSYFNRLCQRIIDPEKLISMETEFVETMCQLERFFPPALFDIMFHLPLHLSREARLGGPVHFRWMYPFERYMKTLKAFVKNYARPEACMAEAYLAGECVAFCLEFLKESVPVQEAVNRNEDVEADRMVVEGRPLQKGIEVTLSDKDRDIAHRYVLMNMASLDPFLE, from the exons ATGGATAAGTCGTGGATTTGGCTTCCAAG GAATAGCCACGAGTATTCAGAAGGAGCAACTAATTTTGTGAATTCGTCCGCAAAAAGATTGGGAAGTCTGTCTGAAATGCTATGCCCTTGTAGAGACTGCCGCAATCTGAGCCATCAGTCACTGGATAAAATTGTGGAGCATTTGGTGATTAGGGGTATGGATAAGAAGTATAAGAGTTCTCGTTGGAGTATTCATGGAGAAAAAAGAGATTCTGCAGAAGACagtgttcttcaatatgaaacAGAGGCGTTTGATTTGTTTAAGACAACATTCTCCATGGACGAAGGTGGTCCAAACCCGACAACTGACAACGAAGACGATGAAGCACCAGAGGAAATTGAGTTTAAGAAAAAGCTCAGAGACGCTCAAACGCCATTATACTCGGATTGTCTCAAGCACACAAAGGTTTCAGCTATCATGGGACTTTACAGATTCAAGGTTAAAAGTGGTGTGTCGGAGAACTACTTTGATCAGCTGTTGGTTTTACTTGAGGATTTGCTACCTGAAGACAATGTTCTTCCCAAGAGTTTAGCTGCAATCAAGAAATTTCTGAAGATCTTTGGGTTCGGCTACGACAGTATTCATGCTTGCAAGAATGATTGCATATTGTATAGGAAGGAGTATGAGAACCTAGAAAGCTGTCCAAGATGCAAAGTTTCAAGATGGGAAATGGATAAGCACAGTAATGAGTTAAAGGTGGGGATTCCGGCAAAGGTCCTTAGATATTTTCCAATCAAGGACAGGTTTAGGAGGATGTTTAGATCACAAAGGATGGCTGAAGATCTGCGTTGGCACTATACCAATGCCACTGAAGATGGTACAATGCGGCACCCTGTTGATTCTATCTCTTGGGCACAAGTGAATGCTAAATGGCCAGACTTTGCTGCTGATCCACGGAATCTTCGACTTGGGATTTCTACAGATGGGATGAACCCTTTCTCCATGCAAAGCACCAATCACAGCACATGGCCAGTGTTGTTAGTGAACTATAACACGCCTCCAACCATGTGTATGAAGGCTGAGAATATAATGCTGACTTTGTTGATCCCTGGTCCTACTGCTCCTGGTAACAACATTGATGTTTACCTAGCACCACTGATAGACGATCTAAAGGATTTGTGGGCTGAGGGTATTGAAGTGTATGACTCATTTGCGAAGGAGAACTTTAATCTCAGAGCCTTGCTGCTTTGGAGTATCAGTGACTATCCAGCCTTAGGAACACTGTCTGGATGTAAAGTAAAGGGGAAACAAGCCTGCAATGTATGTGGAAAGGATACACCTGCAAGGTGGCTTAAGTTTAGCCGCAAGTTTGTCTACATGAGTAACAGAAGGAGACTACCGCCTGGCCATCGTTACAGATATAAAAAAGCTTGGTTTGACAACACTGTGGAGGAAGGGAATGCTAATAGGATACAAACAGGCGCTGAGATATATGAGACACTACAAGCTTTTACGAATGATTTTGGTAGACCtctagagaagaaaaaaaaaaggaaaagactagagttggaagatgatgaGAGGTTACAAGAAGAAGAGTGTGAAGAATCAAATGAACTATGGCGGtggaagaagagatcaataTTCTTTGATCTACCTTACTGGAAG GAGTTGCCTGTTCGTCACAATATTGATGTTATGCACGTAGAAAAGAATGTGTCCGATGCTATATTGTCTCTGTTGATGCAAAGTGCGAAGTCAAAAGATGGGTTGAAAGCAAGAAAAGACTTAGAAGATATTGGAATCAGAAAGCACTTGCACACAGAGGTGAGGGGAAAGAAAACATACTTACCTCCTGCTGCCTACTGGTTATCGAAGAGAGAGAAGACCATTTTCTGCCAAAGGTTAGCTAAGTTTAGAGGCCCTGATGGTTATTGTGGTAATATTGCGAATAGTGTTTCAGTTAACCCTCCAAATATTGGTAGTTTAAAGTCGCATGATCATCATGTCTTAGTACAGAACTTGTTACCAGCTGCATTAAGAGGGTTGTTACATAGGGGTCCTAGGATAGCCATAAATAGATTATGCAGTTACTTCAACAGGTTGTGTCAGCGCATCATTGACCCAGAGAAACTTATATCCATGGAGACAGAGTTTGTGGAGACAATGTGTCAGCTGGAGCGCTTCTTCCCTCCAGCCCTTTTTGATATCATGTTTCACCTTCCACTACATTTATCAAGAGAGGCACGGTTGGGAGGACCAGTTCACTTCCGATGGATGTATCCCTTCGAAAG GTACATGAAAACACTAAAGGCTTTTGTTAAGAATTATGCAAGGCCAGAAGCATGTATGGCTGAGGCGTATTTAGCTGGAGAATGTGTTGCATTTTGTTTAGAGTTCCTTAAAGAATCAGTACCAGTTCAAGAAGCAGTTAATCGTAATGAAGATGTTGAGGCTGATAGAATGGTGGTTGAAGGCCGACCTCTGCAGAAGGGTATAGAGGTTACCCTGTCAGATAAAGATAGAGACATTGCACATCGATATGTGCTAATGAACATGGCATCTTTGGATCCCTTTCTTGAGTAA
- the LOC125580226 gene encoding uncharacterized protein LOC125580226: MHLEELQAKDARLAKNETLLWKNHTEHFTEWLKNKIHLDSKDSHSKEIRWLAFGPRNVALAHKGFIINGQRFHTDAVKLKTQNSGVTYEAFSMCRSSARDMRQVADMITYYGVIKEILVIDYHMFKVPLFRCNWANTANGVKEEDGFTLVNLHMNQAAYLKDPFILPSQAKQVFYSREDDASNWYVVMRAPPRGYHELETEEDLGGAPLPVQEVDDMGDDMDDDSVYVRDDCEGLLVVD, encoded by the exons ATGCATTTGGAAGAGTTGCAAGCTAAGGATGCTCGATTGGCTAAAAATGAAACTTTGTTATGGAAAAACCATACTGAACACTTTACAGAATGGCTTAAAAATAAG ATTCATTTAGACTCAAAAGATAGTCATTCTAAGGAGATAAGGTGGTTGGCATTTGGACCAAGAAATGTTGCTTTAGCACATAAAGGATTCATCATCAATGGCCAACGGTTTCATACTGATGCGGTCAAGCTGAAGACACAAAACAGTGGAGTAACTTATGAAGCCTTTAGCATGTGTAGATCAAGTGCAAGAGATATGAGACAGGTCGCGGATATGATTACATACTATGGAGTGATAAAGGAGATTTTGGTCATCGACTATCACATGTTCAAAGTGCCACTCTTTAGATGCAACTGGGCAAACACAGCGAATGGTGTGAAGGAAGAAGATGGCTTCACTCTTGTTAACCTTCATATGAACCAAGCAGCCTATTTGAAAGATCCATTCATTCTACCTTCTCAAGCGAAACAGGTTTTCTACTCTAGGGAGGATGATGCTTCAAATTGGTATGTTGTTATGAGAGCACCACCTAGAGGTTATCATGAGTTGGAAACAGAAGAGGATTTAGGTGGTGCTCCTTTACCtgtccaagaagttgatgatatgGGTGATGATATGGATGATGATAGTGTATATGTTAGGGATGATTGTGAAGGTTTATTAGTGGTAGATTGA